In Anomalospiza imberbis isolate Cuckoo-Finch-1a 21T00152 unplaced genomic scaffold, ASM3175350v1 scaffold_61, whole genome shotgun sequence, the following proteins share a genomic window:
- the QTRT1 gene encoding queuine tRNA-ribosyltransferase catalytic subunit 1 — protein sequence MAAPAAGPAPVLRIVAECGRSRARAGELRLPHGTVPCPVFMPVGTRGTAKGLTAAQLAALGCRICLGNTFHLGTRPGAELVRRSGGLHGFMDWPHNLLTDSGGFQMVSLLELSEVSEEGVRFQPPHGGEQILLSPEKSMEIQNALGADIVMQLDDVVSSTTTGPRVEEAMHRSVRWLDRCVAAHARPQQQLLFAIVQGGLDPELRLRCIRAMTQRDVPGFAIGGLSGGEAKAQFWRTVKLSTEHLPRDKPRYLMGVGYATDLVVCVALGCDMFDCVFPTRTARFGSALVPWGSLQLKNQQFAKDFRPIDADCGCPTCQRYSRAYLHALLRSNTAALHLLTLHNIAYQMKLMGSIRDSILRQRFPEFVREFMDAMYGGRGGPPSWAREALESVGITLG from the exons AtggcggcgcccgcggcggggccggcgccggTGCTGCGGATCGTGGCCGAGTGCGGGCGGAGCCGCGCCCGGGCCGGGGAGCTGCGGCTGCCGCACGGCACCGTGCCCTGCCCCGTGTTCATGCCCGTGGGCACCCGCGGCACCGCCAAGGGCCTGACGGCCGCGCAGCTCGCGGCGCTCGGCTGCCGCATCTGCCTCGGCAACACCTTCCACCTGGGCACGCGGCCG GGCGCGGAGCTGGTCCGGCGTTCCGGGGGCCTCCACGGCTTCATGGACTGGCCGCACAACCTGCTGACG GACAGCGGGGGGTTCCAGATGGTTTCCCTGCTGGAGCTGTCGGAGGTGTCGGAGGAGGGGGTGCGCTTCCAGCCCCCCCACGGCGGGGAGCAGATCCTGCTGAGCCCCGAGAAATCCATGGAGATCCAGAACGCTCTGG ggGCCGATATCGTGATGCAGCTGGACGATGTCGTGAGCAGCACCACGACGGGGCCGCGCGTCGAGGAGGCCATGCACAG GTCGGTGCGCTGGCTCGATCGCTGCGTGGCCGCTCACGCCCGcccgcagcagcagctgctcttcgCCATCGTGCAGGGGGGGCTGGACCCCGAGCTGCGCCTGCGCTGCATCCGAG CCATGACCCAGCGGGACGTGCCCGGCTTCGCCATCGGGGGCCTGAGCGGGGGCGAGGCCAAGGCGCAGTTCTGGCGCACGGTGAAGCTGAGCACCGAGCACCTGCCCCGGGACAAGCCCCGCTACCTGATGGGCGTGGG CTACGCCACCGACCTGGTAGTCTGCGTCGCGCTGGGCTGCGACATGTTCGACTGCGTGTTCCCCACCCGCACGGCG CGTTTCGGTTCCGCCCTGGTgccctgggggtccctgcagCTGAAAAATCAGCAATTCGCCAAAGATTTCCGGCCCATCGACGCTGACTGCGGCTGCCCCACGTGCCAGAG GTACTCCCGGGCGTACCTGCACGCGCTGCTGCGCTCCAACACGGCCGCGCTGCACCTGCTCACCCTGCACAACATCGCCTACCAG ATGAAGCTGATGGGCTCCATCCGGGACAGCATCCTGCGGCAGCGCTTCCCGGAGTTCGTGCGGGAGTTCATGGAC